One part of the Quercus lobata isolate SW786 chromosome 7, ValleyOak3.0 Primary Assembly, whole genome shotgun sequence genome encodes these proteins:
- the LOC115951997 gene encoding uncharacterized protein LOC115951997 produces the protein MPLDQVLMQIKDDPSLKWPEKMKGDPNKRNRNKYCHFHRDHGHDTDECFDLKQQIESLIRQGKLRSFLGRDHKDEKLKGKAEESSRQPLGEIKVIVGGSSAVQSPRSRKTYLKAITITEEEAERIHHLHDDAIVITLLIADYTTRRILVDNGSSADILYLPAFQQMKLGQDRLRPVNSLLVGFGGAKVQPVGTVTLPVVVGAYPQQVTKDVNFLVVDCSSSYNAIIGRPTLNSWKAVTSTYHLSVKFPTDYGVGQVQGDQLVARECYLAMLATDEQVQTMTIEEKKVVVEPIEVLEDVPLDERNPERCTRMGADLEGGIKENLVQFLRKNIDVFAWSYEDIPGIDPKVITHRLNVCPSSKPI, from the exons ATGCCACTTGATCAAGTCTTAATGCAAATCAAAGACGATCCTTCCTTGAAGTGGCCAGaaaaaatgaagggagatccaAATAAGCGCAATAGAAACAAGTATTGTCACTTCCATAGAGACCATGGGCATGATACGGACGAATGTTTTGATCTAAAGCAGCAGATTGAGAGTCTTATAAGGCAGGGGAAGCTAAGAAGTTTCCTAGGACGAGACCACAAGGATGAAAAACTCAAGGgaaaagctgaagagtcgtcACGGCAACCTCTCGGAGAAATCAAAGTTATTGTCGGAGGGAGCTCTGCAGTTCAGTCGCCCAGGTCCAGGAAAACATACCTGAAG GCAATCACAATCACCGAAGAAGAAGCTGAAAGAATCCACCATCTTCATGACGATGCTATTGTCATTACCTTGCTCATCGCTGACTACACAACCAGAAGGATACTCGTTGATAATGGAAGTTCTGCAGATATCCTATATCTTCCAGCTTTTCAGCAGATGAAGTTAGGACAAGACCGTCTTCGTCCGGTGAATTCTCTATTAGTAGGTTTTGGTGGAGCGAAGGTGCAGCCGGTGGGTACTGTTACATTACCAGTGGTAGTTGGGGCATATCCACAGCAAGTCACCAAGGATGTGAATTTCCTGGTAGTAGATTGTTCGTCCTCCTATAATGCCATAATTGGGAGgccaactttgaatagttggaaAGCAGTTACGTCCACCTATCACTTATCAGTCAAGTTCCCAACGGACTATGGAGTAGGACAAGTGCAAGGAGATCAACTGGTAGCGAGAGAGTGTTACTTGGCTATGTTGGCCACCGACGAGCAAGTGCAGACCATGactattgaagaaaaaaaggtCGTGGTAGAACCTATTGAAGTGTTGGAAGATGTTCCCCTAGACGAAAGGAACCCTGAGAGATGTACCAGGATGGGGGCAGATCTAGAAGGAGGAATTAAGGAAAACCTTGTCCAATTTTTGAGGAAGAACATAGATGTGTTTGCTTGGAGTTATGAGGATATACCTGGAATAGATCCTAAAGTCATCACCCATCGCCTGAACGTATGTCCATCCTCGAAGCCaatatga
- the LOC115951999 gene encoding NDR1/HIN1-like protein 10, translating into MAEKESQLNGSYPGPSIPPPNQEDKHKSRGRFCCLFGWLWKTIVALILIIVLAIFICWLILQPRMFKVHITDAKLTQFNFTNNNNNLQYKLDLNITLRNPNKKMAIYFDKIEANAFYEGQRFDTENLTKWGFKVERKSTHFLNATFAGQQWMELGANELDFNEEKSVGVYSIYLKCYLRIRFRIGDFIGGHHKPKVRCGLKVPLISNGNLSTARFEITRCDVQLF; encoded by the coding sequence ATGGCGGAGAAAGAATCCCAGTTGAATGGTTCCTACCCCGGCCCATCTATACCACCGCCGAACCAAGAAGACAAACACAAAAGCCGTGGCCGCTTTTGTTGCCTTTTTGGCTGGCTTTGGAAGACCATAGTGGCCTTGATTCTCATCATTGTCCTTGCTATCTTCATCTGTTGGCTTATCCTTCAACCCAGAATGTTCAAGGTCCATATCACGGATGCCAAACTCACTCAGTTCAATTtcacaaacaacaacaacaatcttCAATACAAACTCGACCTCAACATCACTCTCAGAAACCCCAACAAGAAGATGGCTATCTACTTCGACAAAATCGAGGCCAATGCGTTCTACGAGGGCCAGAGGTTCGATACAGAGAATTTGACGAAATGGGGTTTTAAAGTAGAACGCAAGAGTACGCATTTTTTGAATGCAACGTTTGCAGGTCAGCAATGGATGGAGCTTGGAGCTAATGAGCTTGACTTCAATGAGGAAAAAAGTGTTGGGGTCTATAGCATTTATTTGAAGTGCTATCTTCGTATTAGGTTCAGGATTGGAGATTTCATTGGTGGACATCACAAGCCCAAGGTTAGGTGCGGATTGAAAGTTCCATTGATTTCTAACGGAAATTTATCAACAGCTCGATTTGAGATTACTAGGTGCGACGTCCAATTGTTCTAA
- the LOC115951998 gene encoding uncharacterized protein LOC115951998 — protein sequence MVRTRSRATSPGPQESRGDHQSVPTVQPPSVQHVQSIAATMAELTRQNQELVRELNMRRQHRDENVGRHAQSQDERNVEFESQSRGTPSRRVPHLEREMDQMRRTMDEMKENMKRTNPIEDLVHRTDSPFVPPINAHPLPPKFKMPSLDSYDGMRDPFDHIATFKTTMHLQGVPDEIMCRAFPTTLKGPAQVWFSKIPPSTVTSFEELSKLFVKNFIGGQRHKRSSSSLLTIEQGENESLQSFITRFNREALAVDEMDDKLLLAAFHNRVHSDLFIHKLYEQEPQTMAELVHSAQNFMNAEDAIIAKKRKRIEKMEANPTRHSEQGPRLKKGRT from the coding sequence ATGGTCCGGACAAGATCAAGGGCTACCAGTCCAGGCCCTCAAGAAAGCAGAGGCGACCATCAATCGGTGCCTACCGTACAACCGCCTTCTGTCCAACACGTGCAATCCATAGCTGCTACTATGGCAGAACTGACCCGCCAGAACCAGGAGTTGGTTAGAGAACTTAACATGAGGAGGCAGCATCGTGATGAGAACGTTGGAAGACATGCCCAGAGCCAAGATGAGAGGAATGTCGAGTTTGAAAGCCAGTCAAGGGGTACCCCTTCAAGGAGGGTGCCTCACTTGGAAAGGGAGATGGACCAAATGAGAAGAACTATGGATGAGATGAAGGAAAATATGAAGAGGACCAACCCTATAGAGGACTTGGTTCACAGGACTGACTCCCCTTTTGTGCCTCCTATCAATGCTCACCCTTTGCCACCGAAGTTCAAGATGCCTTCCTTAGATTCATATGATGGGATGCGAGATCCATTTGACCACATTGCCACCTTCAAAACAACTATGCATCTTCAAGGGGTTCCGGATGAGATAATGTGCAGAGCTTTCCCCACTACCCTTAAAGGACCCGCACAAGTGTGGTTCAGCAAAATACCTCCAAGCACGGTAACGTCCTTCGAAGAATTAAGCAAATTGTTTGTCAAGAACTTTATCGGAGGACAGAGGCACAAGCGTTCCTCGTCTAGTTTGCTGACCATAGAACAAGGGGAGAACGAAAGTTTGCAGTCGTTCATAACGCGGTTCAATAGGGAAGCTTTAGCAGTGGACGAGATGGATGACAAGCTCCTCCTGGCGGCTTTCCACAATAGGGTTCACTCTGACTTGTTCATCCACAAGCTATATGAGCAAGAGCCTCAGACCATGGCCGAACTCGTCCACTCAGCCCAGAATTTCATGAATGCGGAGGATGCtatcatagccaagaagaggaagagaattGAGAAAATGGAAGCTAACCCCACTCGCCACTCAGAACAAGGTCCTCGTCTTAAGAAAGGACGAACATAA
- the LOC115953693 gene encoding NDR1/HIN1-like protein 10, translating to MAEKESQLNGSYPGPSIPPSNQEDKHKSSGCFCCLFGCLWKTIVALILIIVLAIFICWLILQPRMFKVHITDAKLTQFNFTNNNNNLQYKLDLNITLRNPNKKMAIYFDKIEANAFYEGQRFDTENLTKWGFKVERKSTHFLNATFAGQQWMVLGANVLDFNEEKSVGVYSIYLKCYLRIRFRIGDFIGGDHKPKVRCGLKVPLISNGNLSTARFETTRCDVQLF from the coding sequence ATGGCGGAGAAAGAATCCCAGTTGAATGGTTCCTACCCCGGCCCATCTATACCACCATCGAACCAAGAAGACAAACACAAAAGCAGTGGCTGCTTTTGTTGCCTTTTTGGCTGCCTTTGGAAAACCATAGTGGCCTTGATTCTCATCATTGTCCTTGCTATCTTCATCTGTTGGCTTATCCTTCAACCCAGAATGTTCAAGGTCCATATCACGGATGCCAAACTCACTCAGTTCAATTtcacaaacaacaacaacaatcttCAATACAAACTCGACCTCAACATCACTCTCAGAAACCCCAACAAGAAGATGGCTATCTACTTCGACAAAATCGAGGCCAATGCGTTCTACGAGGGCCAGAGGTTCGATACAGAGAATTTGACGAAATGGGGTTTTAAAGTAGAACGCAAGAGTACGCATTTTTTGAATGCAACGTTTGCAGGTCAGCAATGGATGGTGCTTGGAGCTAATGTGCTTGACTTCAACGAGGAAAAAAGTGTTGGGGTCTATAGCATTTATTTGAAGTGCTATCTTCGTATTAGGTTCAGGATTGGAGATTTCATTGGTGGGGATCACAAGCCCAAGGTTAGGTGCGGATTGAAAGTTCCATTGATTTCTAACGGGAATTTATCAACAGCTCGATTTGAGACTACCAGGTGTGACGTCCAATTGTTCTAA